The DNA region AAGTCTTTTGCAAAACCAAGACCGTACCGGCCGTTTTCCAGGGATCGAATGGCCTTCTGAAAGGCCTCTTTGTAGGTCTTGCCGATGCTCATCACCTCGCCCACCGCACGCATCTGGGTGCCCAATCGATCCAGGCTTCCCTCAAATTTCTCAAAGGCCCAGCGGGCAAACTTGACCACCACGTAATCTCCCCAGGGGATATACTTGTCAAGGGTTCCTTCTCTCCAGTAGGGGATTTCGTCGAGGGTCATGCCCCCGGCCAACATGGCGGATATGAGCGCAATGGGAAATCCGGTCGCCTTTGAGGCCAGGGCCGAGGATCGGGATGTTCTGGGGTTGATCTCGATGACCACGACCCTTCCGGTTTCCGGGTCGTGGGCAAACTGGATATTGGTGCCGCCGATGACCTTGATGGCCTCGACAATGTCATAGGAATATTTCTGGAGCTTCTTCTGGAGTTCGGGATCGATGGTCAGCATGGGAGCCGTGCAGTACGAGTCGCCCGTGTGAACCCCCATGGCATCCACGTTCTCGATGAAGCAGACCGTAATCATCTGGTTTTTTGCATCACGAACCACCTCGAGTTCCAGTTCTTCCCATCCCAGGACCGATTCTTCCACCAATATCTGACCCACGAGGCTTGCGGAAATCCCCCGGCTGGCGATGACCCGCAATTCTTCTACATTGTAGACCAGACCGCCCCCGGTTCCCCCCATGGTGTACGCCGGCCGGATCACCACGGGATAGCCGAGGGTATCGGCTATCCTTTCAGCCTCCTCGACGCTGAAGGCCGGTTCGCTCCTCGGCATATCGATCCCCAGGCGATCCATGGTCTCTTTGAAGGCGATCCGGTCTTCCCCCCGCTTGATGGCATCGACTTCCACACCGATGATCTTGACGTTGTATTTTTCCAGGACCCCGGTTCGGGCCAATTCCGAGGCGAGATTCAGTCCGGACTGACCGCCCAGGTTGGGAAGGAGCGCATCCGGCCTCTCCTTTTCAATGATCTCCTCCATGACCTGCAGGTTGAGCGGTTCGATATAGGTGGCCTCGGCCATTCCGGGATCAGTCATGATCGTTGCGGGGTTGGAGTTGGCCAATACAATTTCGTAGCCCAGTTTTCGCAACGCCTTGCAGGCCTGGGTTCCGGAATAGTCAAATTCGCAGGCCTGCCCGATAATAATCGGTCCTGAACTGATAATCATCACTCGCTCGATATCATCGCGTTTCGGCATAAATGTCTCCTTAAGGGACTCACACAAAGACACAGAGGCACGGAGATTTTCTTACAAAAACTTTTTTTGTAATAATTTTGCCCGGTGGTCTTTGTGACTTTGTGTGTTAAATTTTTATTGGTGCAATTCCTGGATTCATGAGTTATGGGTCGCTCTTTTTTTCCACCGCTGAAGCAGATAGGGCTTGGTCATTTCAAAGGTCTCGCAGTCGTTTTCAATGGCCTCTTCCGCCTGTTTGATGGACATCTTCCGGGTCCGCTTCACAAAGGAGAGGGTCCTTCCGAAATAGAGGGGGATCAGGGAATCCATTATGTCATCGGGTTCAATGTCCACTATCCCGTATGAAACCGCGGTGTCAAAGAGTACCCGGGCCCACAGATCGGTGGGGAAATTGAACTCCATCTCCTTGAGGCCTCCTATCTCCTGGAGCTTCCGGTATACATCGGTGGTGAGGATCTGCTCCCATACATGGCTGAATAAATCAAAGCCTTGATGAAACTGTTGGAGAAGATTGTCTGTATCCACATCCACTTTGGGGGGCATTTCCACTTCGCCGAGACCGAAACCGAATATGGCTGTGGGCCGGCTATATTTGACCTTTGTCCAAAAACCGTTAAACTCTTCCATTAAACAGAAGATGGTGCCTACCACCTGTCTGAACATCGGGCCAAGATCAGATCCCGGATCTTTGGTCCGGTGAATCTTGGGGCGCCCCAGAAACGCCTGGCATATCTGAACCCTTTGATTGATGGCCAGCGTGGTCATCCAGATATCAATCCCGAAATTCGCAACGGACGCATTCCACGAGGCGCTGTCCAGATACGCCTGGGCCAGCTTTCCGCTGAAGCCGAAGTCGCCGCCGATCGGCTGCCGGACCCTTCGTCCATACAGTGCCCTTGTCATCGGATATGCGATTCCATTGGTAATGGTGCCGTCATATTTATGCCGGATATAAAGGGGGGCGACATAGGAAAATCCCTGGAACAGGGGCTTGCCCAGATGCCGGATCCATTCCGGCGTAATGCTTTTCAGGTCTGCATCAACGACCACCACCGCCTTGGCCTTAAGCGCAACCACCTTTTCAAAGAGATTCTTGAAATTATTCCCCTTTCCCTTGATACCGGGTTCAGTGGAAAGATAGATCTTCGGTGCCTTGGTCCGGGTATCCAGAAACGCCTGGCGGGTGTTGTCAGGAGAATTGTTGTCACAGTTGATAATGACCGTGTCCATGTCATTGAAATACTGATCTAATCCGATATCTGCCTGGGTGACCGGGTAGCTGATGGCATCGGCCTCGTTATAGGAAGGGATACAAACCACCAATTCCGCCCTGTTGACGTTTTCCGGGTTCACCTCTCTTTCAAAATGCTCATTCATAAACTTTTTCTCCATTTTGGCTCAAGATGCGTAATACGGCTGAATTCCAGCCTGCCGGACCGAACTGATCAGAGATCCTGAGCCTCGGGATTCGACGTTTCAGACCTTGAAACGTGCGTTTGGAACGGATCAACACGGGAATATCCGCCTGCTCGAGCATGGTAAAATCATTCGGACTGTCTCCAAGGGCGATGGTCACTGCATCGTTATGACGCGACCTGTACCACGCCGTGACAAGTTCCATCCCCTTTGCCTTATCATTTTTTCCCTGAAGATGATAAAACCGGCCTCCCGATGTAATCAAAAGGCCCCTGTCCTCTGCAGCACGATAAAGCGGGGCCGGGTCTTCGGGTGCATCCCCCTGGATGATGAACGGCTCGTCGTACTCACGCATGGCCGCGTATCGGGCATCCCTTTTATTGAGGCCTGTTAGACGGGATATTTCGTCAAGCCCCATTTCTGAAAACCCCTTGATGTCCCATTGTAATTCCTGGCGGATCTCCCCAAGGACCTGGGTCAACCGGCCATATGGAATGCCGAGAGATATTTTCCACACTCCCATCCCTCTGCCCGCGGCAGTCCCCTCAGGGGATTCCCCGGGCCCAGGACCATCAGAGGCAACGGCCCCGGGGGGAGGGTCGGGAAATGTCTCTTTCGGGAAAAATATACCTCCCCCGTTCTCCGAGATAAAGGGTGCCGAAAGGGACAGCCTCCTGCGCAGGATATTTATTTCGGCCCGGGTCTTGCTGGAGACAATGATCACGGGCGTCCCTAGTTTTCGGCAGTGTTCAAGTGCCGGGATAGCCGCCTCCCATCCATAGGTATCATGATCCAGGAGGGTGCCGTCCAAGTCGGTGAAGATAAGATAAAACGGGGAGTTTGATCCCATGGGTGCACGAACTTTATCAGCGATACCGACAATTCGGCATCAGGAAAAACGTCTCTTTTCAGCTTCAACGACTTCAATCAAGTCATAAAAGATGTGAGGCAGCTTGTTGGATACCCGTTCCCATGAGACGGTCTGGGGCGTTTCAAACACCCCCTGTTCTTTTTTGCGCTCCACATCCAGGATGGCCTGGGCCAGGCCGTTGTCCAAAAATGGTTTGAACTCAGGATTCGTGTGGACAAATCTCAAGAACTTCTCTGTCATCCGGTACGGGGAGGTGAGCATTTCACCGGCCTGCAACACGGAATTTCGGAAGACGTGTTTCACCAGGTATTCTTCTCCATCCCGATCATAGCTCAAATTGCTGAAACTTGAGTCATCAGAGTATTTCTTCACCTGTTCCTCGGCCACCGCTTGATAGGTGACGGTCAGATCCCTGAAAAAAGTATCAGATATCTCCAGGCCCTCTTCGATAACAAGGGCGTTCATCAGCGTGGTGACGATATCGATGGCCATGCGGTTGAGGCCTTTGGTACGGTCTTCCGGTGAAGATTCCTGGTGCTTGTGGTCGAACGGATCTTTGGAAAACATGACCTGGGCAGGGGATGAGGCCTTGCGGTAGACCTCGATCAGGGTGAATATCTCCACGCCCCAGTTGGTGGCAAAGCGCATCCGTTTCAGAAGGTCCACGTGAAACGCCACTTCCCCGGAGAGCTGGTAGTTGAAATCCAGCAGGAACTGGATCAAGTTCAACATCTTCTGCTCTTCAGTTTCCGTGAATTTTCGCTTGAGGGCAAGAAGGAGGGGGTCCAGGAGAAGCCGTTTCACCCGGCCATACAATCTGTCTTCCATGATCCGCGCGTAGTAGGCCTTTGAAAAATCGTAATTCAAAACCACCACCGGATAGAAAAGCCGATCCAATTGCACCCGTCTGAATGTCCGGATATCCGCATCGATCAGACCGACCGATTCCGCCCCCAAGGCAATGGCAATCCCGAAACTGAGGAACATGTTTTTTCCTTTGCCCGGCTCGCTGATGTTGAACCCCGCTTCGTTAAGCGTATTGTAGATGCCGGTGAAGCCGGGACCGTCGTTCCACTGAATCAGATAGTTCTTGATGTCGTGACTCTCTATCAGATCCTTCAGCGCAAAGGCCTCTTCCTCATTCGCCTGATCCAGGCCGAAGATGATCTTTGACACATAGGTTACTTCTTTCAACTGCCTGAGTATCCTCTGGAAGGTGGCATGATTAACCGGGTCGGTGTACTCGCTGGCAAGGAGCGGAATAACCAACACTGTCTTTTTCCACTTGGAATGAAGCCTGAGCCGGGCCTTCAGGTGCTTCCGCTCTTGCCGGAGGATATGAAACGTGGTTATTCTGCTGCTGTTTTGTGAAAAATCAGAAATGGCCCACACCCCCTTTCCATGTCTCTCGTCCTCTGCGCGCGTGATTTTGAAAACGCCCGCCAGGCCTCATCAAAGCCTGTGTAACCCCTGCCGCTTCCGCCTCGTATCCTGCGAAGGCTCGAATATTTTCGCAAGCGCGGCCCCCTTGCCGCTAGCTCCGAAAAGAAGGCCGATGTTATGAGGCCCCGCGGCCAAGGCAGCATCAAGGCAACTTAAACAAAACAGAATCCTTTGTCAACATCCCGTTGGATACTCAAATGACCCTCCTCTTTCCCCCTCTTTATCCGGCGGTTTTCGGTTGAATAAAGGACAACTGGCTGATATATTTGGGGAGCTTTTTAAAGAGGTGCGGAGATGGTCCCTTCAATTCAGGAATGCTATCAGCTCATGGATACCTACCGGATGCTGGATAATATCAGGGTCCATTCCGTGGTCGTGGCAAAGGTGACCCGCCTGATCGTTCAAGATCTTCGGGAGGCAGACATCCATGTGTCTATTGAAATCGCGACCGCCGGGGCGCTCCTCCATGACATCGGGAAAACCGCTTCCCTTCAAACGGGTGAGGATCATTCCGAGCTGGGGAGACAGATTTGCCTAAAAAACCATTTTGACGAAATCGCCGCAATTGTCGCAGAACATGTGAGATTGAAAGACTATTCCTTAAATGGAAGCTTTTCTGAAAAGGAGATCGTCTTTTATGCGGACAAACGGGTCAAGCATGATCAGATTGTCAGCCTCAATGAGCGCCTGGCCTATATCCTCGATCGGTACAGCAGGGGCCAGGAGCGACTGAACCGGGCCATTAAAGAGAATTTTTATCTCTGCAGACTGATTCAGGAGAAACTGTTCAGAAAACTGTCTTTCAGCCCTGAAGCCCTGTCCCGCATGGTGGCCGGATGCCGCATGCCCCTGTGAAGCCTCTGAAATAGTCGATGATTGACCCCAGCTACTCCTTGTTCTGGCCCTCTTTTTTCTTTTTCTTTTTCTGCTGCCGCTTGCTCTCGGCAGACGCTTCCTCGACCACCTTCTTTTTGCTGGATTTATCCTTTTTCGGCGCAGCCAGCTTTTCGGCCTTGATCCTGGCCATCTCCTCCGCCTTCTTTTCTTTTCCTTCGATGGCCCTCAACCGCTGTCCTGTTTCTCTGATCTTGGCGCGCAATTTCCTGACCGTGGTATCCTTGGAAACCGCGTCCGCATCAAGTCCTTTCTCAGTCAATAGAGACAGCCTCTGTGCCAACTGCTCATCCCAGTAGTGTTTCTGTTCCAATCTTGCTTCTTTCGCTTTTGATACCATTTTTTTGCCCTTTCTCTCTGTGTGCGTATGCCGGTACCCTTGGATCCGATCGATAAAGGTGTTTCCCCCAGGTACAGTTTCGCGGAAAACCGGGAGCATGCGTCAGAGTTCGTCATGTCTTCCTGGCAGGAACCAAAGCCCTCTCAAAGATTGCACCCGAAACCGGAGAAACTCCTTATAAGGCATGGAAAGCATTCTGTCAAAACCATTTCGTCGTCGTCACTCCTTGTGTATCAATAAACGGGATAATAGTAAATGCCATTGTCTCCTGAGAACCTTTGCCAAATCAGCTGTGACGCCATGCTGCCCATCTGCGGTTCGGCGACAGCGCGGTAAGGCCGATGAACGCTAAGCCTGTACCTTTCGGTCTCTTGATCCGGACGCCTCAAAGGAGATCCTTCAGGGCCGTCTCTATGTCGGAAAAATGAAATTGAAATCCATGGGTTAAAAGCTTTTTCGGAAAAACTCGCTGCCCCTCTAAGAGATTGGACCCAAACTCTCCTTTTATCATCTTGACGACAAAGCCGGGTACCGCGGGGAGGAAGGTCGGCCTTCCCATGGCCTTTGCCAGGGCATGGGTCAGTTCCCTGTTCCTGACCGGCTCAGGCGCCGTGCAGTTGATGGGACCGGACAGGTCGCCTGTCGTCATCAGGAATAGATAAATATCCACCAGATCCTTTTCATGTATCCATGAAACCCACTGGTTGCCGCTCCCTAAGGGACTCCCTAACCCTTTCTGGAACAAAGGCTTCATCTCGCCGAGGGCGCCGCCGCTTTTTCCCAGTACGATTCCCAACCGGCAGATAACAACCCTTGCCCCAAAGGCCTCGGCCCGGCCCGCGGCGGCCTCCCACTCACGGGTCACTGAGGCCAGGAAATCATCTCCCGCAGGACTATCCTCGTCCAATGCCTCGTCTCCGTGGAAACCATAGTAGCCAACGGCAGAGGTGCTGAGCAGGGTGGTTCCCTCTTTCGCGCCCTTGGACAGGGCCTCCACCAGATGCGTCGTTGTCCGAACCCGGCTGTTCCGGATGAGTTCCTTGGCCTTTCGATCCCACTTCCTGAAGATGGAGGCCCCGGCCAGATTGACGATGACATTATGCTGTGGCACACGCTCTTGCCATGCCCCCGGGAGCGTGGGATCCCCTTCCAGATAGGAAACGCCCTGTCCCGCCGCCTGAGCGGGTTCTGTGGGCGCTTTTCGCGTCAAAATAGTCACTTGGTGACCCTGCTCGACGAGATGCTGCGTCAAGGTCGTACCCACAAATCCGGTGCCGCCGGTGATAAAGATCTTCATTTCCAGGCCCCCTTTCAGGATGGAGCAGTAACGTCGTTGAGCCGCTGCGCTGCGGCTAACGCATGGCTCGAATATCTCTCGACGTAGCCGCTGACGTCGAATTTTCGAGCCGTGTTTTTGGAACTCATGTAACGGATCTTGCCGAACACGGGTCGCTCCGGCCCCCATGCCCGGTCGTAACGGCCTAAGGTCCAGAAGATCCCGGAATAGGAATTGGGGTCCCGGCCGTCCATGGCGTAGCGATTATTCAATTCAATCATGATATGAAGGGCCTCTCTGGGGTGGGCGGTCCACTGAAGGATCTTTTTGCCCCACAGCATGCGCAGGTAGTTGTGGATGCGGCCCTCCCGGACCAGTTGGGTCTGGGCTGCATTCCAGAGCGGATCATGGGTCTGGGCCGATGCCAGGGTCTCCAGGGTGTAGAGATAGGGTCGATCGTCCGTCTCGTGATCGGCCAGCGTATTCAATGCCCAGTTGGGGAGAGATTCATATTGCGCGTAATCCATTCTCTGCCAGCACATGTTGAAGCCCAGTTCCCGCCAGGTAACCAGCTGATCCAAGAAGGCCTCGGCCGAAGCGCTCATGCCCCACCACCCTGAGCGGCCGCCGTTTGACCGGGGCGAGATCCGATCGAAAAACCAGTCTTCCTTCTTCATGATCGCGTGGAAGATCTGGTGGGCGGCGATGTGGCCGAAGTGGAGGTAGGGGGAAAGTCCGCTGGTCGCCTCTACGCCAGGTAAATTCCGGTCCCGGTCATAGACTGCAATGTGCCTTTCCAGAAATACCCGGAGCCTTTGCTCTGCTGTCCGGGACCCTCCCTCTCCCTGAACAGCGCCGACCTGATGATCTATGGGCAATCGGGTCAGGGAGTTTGCCGTATTGCTCAGGATACCGGAATCTGCCGGGGGCCATTTATCCCGCACATGCCCGGGGATCGCCTCGAGTCGAGGGAGGCGGAGGCCTCTGAGGGGGAAGGGACGGGGATGTTCCATGAGATAGGAGGGAAGCGTCTTCTGGAGGAATCGCCTGAAGGCATAGGCCGTTGGGAATACCCGATCCGCTGCCCGCATGGGAAGGAGTCCGTTCCCATCCACCAGTTCCATGAGCACCTTTGCTTTTTTTGACGCTGCGGCGATCATTTTGGGGAGAAAGAAGGCGGGAAAGTCGTCTGTCACCACCACGCACGCCTCACGGGCAAGGTTCTCCAGGAGCCCTTTGCCCGCATCCGGGGCAGGTTCCAGATAGGGATAATAAAGTACCGGAGGCCCCGTGAACCGCTCCGCATTATCTGCCATCCCCCGCAGTATGAAGTGGTGCAACCGGTCGCTGGCCCAGTCATACCCACACCGGAGGGCCTCCAGCACCACCAGGGGTTTGTCAAGCGCTTTGGCCCAGTCAATGGCGCGATCCAGGCTGTAATTCCATCGTGCCCGGCGATTGGCGATCATCCAGTAGAGGACGAACCGGCCCCCGGCATCAACCGCGCCGGGGTTCCCTTTTCGAACCCGCAGGTCGGGTACAGAACTCACCAGATGCATCGCCTCCCCCCTTGCGCCTCACACCTCCTCAAAATACGCATCCGACAGCCCTTTCAGCAGCAAAAAAGAGACCACTTTCACCGAAAATATCTCCGCATCTTCACTGTTCATAAACTCCTTCAGATAGGGATGGACCGCGGTGAGCCTGGCCTCAACTGACGCCCGTTTTTCCCTGTCACGGATGGGCAGGAACTTCCCTTCAACGGTCAGGGCCTGTGCGTCAGGGGGTCTCTTGCCGGGGTGGTCCGCCCGCGTGTCAATGAGAAGGCTGACAAGAGGATTGTTCATCAGATTCTTGTATTTGGTGGTGGCGCGGGGGGTGACCATATAGATCTCCCCGCACGCATCATCCGCAGCATAGGCCATGAGGGAGCAGTGGGGCCTTCCCTTCGACTCCGTGGCCAGGACGCAGAAATTATGGGATCGCACCAGCAATTTCATCTTCTCCAGCGTATCATTTGGCATTGTATCCATTCCCCCATTCGTTCAAATTGGTGGTCAATACCCAATCTATTCAAGGATCCGGTGCCTTTTCGGGCAGGACGGAAAGCCCATTCTCCCTGGCCGCTTCTGCGAGTCTCTCATCATAACAGGAAAAAACGAAATTTTCCGGTGTCTTTTCCCAAACCAACAGGGCCGATGCGAGGTGGATGAGATCAAACCCCCGAAGCGGATAAACACCGATGAGATCTTCGATGGTTTGATTCAGTGCATCTGTTACATGGACTCGGATAAGGCTTTTCCAGTCCTTCTCGAAAGACAGCATCAGTGCCCCGAATGCCTTTTCGGAAAGTCCATCGGTCTCCCTTTTTTTTCTGTAAAATTCCGACAATGCCTCGGCGTATGCCACCGAGGAAGTAGCGATCTCTTCCGCCTCTCGCCACCAGCCAAGGACATCCATGGACCCCTCTTCCGACCAGTATTTCTTCACCAGGGCACTGGTGTCCAGATAGAGAATCATCGCTGATCCTCAACAGCCGTTTCCGAGACCGATTTGTCGCCAAGCCTGACAGGATGAGGGATATTCCTGTCGATCTCCTGGGTGGGAAGGCTCAACACCCTCTCTTGGGCAAGCGGATGGAGGGCCATTTTTATAGACTGCCTTCGCGTTTGCTCACAGATGATCCGGGCAATTGCCTTGCCCCGATCCGTAACAAGCACCTCTTCTCCGTCCCTTACCATGGACAAGTAGCGACTCAGCTGGTTTTTCAGTTCCTTGATACCGGTTGTTACCATTACATCCTCCACTCGGTAGCTTCTTTTGTTCATAGTGGCTACTTTCAGCTTTTTTGTCAAACATTTTTTAAGAGACGCCTGCCTGTCCGTTGTCTGCAAGACTTGAATAGACAGGACGGAAAGACCCGTTCCTGACTCCTTTTCGCCTTGATTCAACTCGGCTCGCATTTCCCTTGATCCTGCGAGATAATTATTGACTTTCGATTCAACCAAAGATAACCTAAAAGTAAACTTCAAATTATCCTGAGGTGAGAAATGACCCAATATATGAGTGCCAAGGAGTTTCGGAAGCGCATGCCGGATATCCCTGAAGATCTCAAACGGTGGAAAGAAATTATCGTATTGAAGAAGTCCAGGCCGGTATTCAAGGTCGTGCCGTTTGAAGAGACACCGGGCGATTTGCTGGACCGTTCCGAAACATTGAGGGACCCCCTTCAGCCGGATCTTCAGGAAATCGCGGCGATCGTTCATAAGATCAGGGAAGCGGCTTGAACATCATCATCGACACCAACGTCGCCCTTTCAGGCCTGCTCTGGGGAGGTCCGCCCAACCAAATCCTCAGATGGGCGCGAGACAGGATCATCCGAGTTCTGGCATGCAGCAGGACGGTGGGTGAACTCAAGCGGGTTCTACAGTACAGCAAGTTCACGGACAGGCTTTCTGTGCTCAAGACAACCCCGGAGGAGGCCCTGGCATATTTCCTCGATCTGGTGACGTTTGCACCTGATCCTGCATCGGTGCCATCCGTTATCAAGGCAGATCCTTTCGACAATCTGTTTCTCGCGCTCGCTGTGGAAAACAAGGCCCCTTTGATCATTTCGGGAGACAGACACCTCCTTGATCTGGAGACCTTCGAAAATATCCAGGTCATTACGCCCAGCCAGGCAGTGGAAGTGATCTTGAGGCTGTTGAAGGATAGATAAAGCCCCACAGCTGCCTGATTGGGGTAACAAAGAGGGGGAGCGACTGAAATTCTCAGGCTTTGGCTTTCCAGGCTTTGTTCAGGGGCCTGACATCGCGCGAGATAGCGATGGTCAGAGGAGGCGTATCGCGCGTTGCTTATTCATTCTGAATCTGATAGGTTCTACCATGAGTCAAAGGAGAGGCGTCAAGAAAAATAAACCCGAGAACCCGCACTCAGGTTCACGCACGGAGGGTCTCAGATCAGAATGGAAGAACGCATCCGATTGGGCGTCAGTCGTTGCCTGATGGGCGATGATGTCCGTTACGACGGCGGGCATAAGCTGGATCATTTTATCCGGGACACTCTGGGGGCTTATGTAGATTTCGTACCGGTCTGCCCGGAGGTGGAGTGCGGCCTGGGCGTTCCCAGAGAAGCCATGCGGCTGGAGGGAAACGTGGAATCCCCCCGGCTGGTCACTGTTCGAACCAAAGTGGACCTTACCGACCGAATGCTCCAATGGGCCGGTCAACGGGTCCGTCAATTGGAGAAAGAGGATCTGTGCGGATTTATCTTCAAGAGCAAGTCGCCTTCCAGCGGCATGGAACGGGTCAAGGTCTATACGGACAAGGGGATGCCGGTGATGCGGGGCGTGGGACTCTTTGCCCGGGTCTTCAAGACCCATTTCCCGCTCCTCCCGGTGGAGGATGACGGACGGCTTCATGATCCGGTGCTCCGGGAGAATTTCATTGAGAGTATATTCACGCTCAAGCGCTGGCGCGACACGCTGAAGGAGAGGAAGAGCATGGGGAGGCTCGTCCGGTTTCACACTGCCAAAAAGCTCCTCCTCCTCTCCCACAGCCAGCAGCATTATCGGGATATGGGGAAGCTGGTGGCCCAGGGGAAAGAACTCCCCGTGGCGGAACTCTACAGCCGATATGAAACACTGCTCCTGGAGACAATAAGGCTCACGCCGACCGTCAAAAAGCACGTCAATGTACTCCAGCATATGATGGGATATTTCAAGAAGGTCCTCTCCCCGGATGAAAAACAGGAACTCTTGGAGGTGATCTCCGGCTATCACCAGGGTCTCACCCCCCTGATCGTATCGATCACCCTGTTCAACCATTATGTGCGCAAGTATCAGGAACCCTATCTCAGCCGGCAGACCTACCTGAATCCCCACCCCACGGCGCTCAAATTACGAAATCATGTGTAGTCGTGGGACGGGGCGTTTCGGGCTGCTCTTGTTACCCCATGATCCCGTCCCTGAGATCCTGATGGGATCGCACCGGGATCGGAAGGCACCGGTCTTTTTCCGGATTGTACATCAAGCGATAGGACATGCCCTGTTGGGTGTCCTGGTACATCTTGTCCCAGCCCCTGACAAAATAGGGGCACTCGTCATTGAAGCAGATATACATGAACTCGTTGTCCCAGGTCTGACAGAAGGGATTGTCCGGGACCTCCCATTTGTTCAACTTCCCTCCGCAGTGGGGACAGCAAAGGGTTTCCTTGATGGCGGCCTTCTTTTGTTCCAGGGCATCCTTATCCTGGTTTTCGCCGTAGCTGATGGGGCTCACCAGCCGAGGCTTCCGGTCCGGTGGGCCCCCTTTTTTCTCAGCATAAAGGACATAAACCGGATCACTGACCGGCGTTGATCCCGCATACTTATCGTCTCCGGGCCTCGGCTTTCCCCTCGACACAAAAAGAGAGGATTTCTCAAACCCTTCGCACTGCTTGAAGAATTCGTCCACCAGTATGGCCCGCTCATCTTGGGTCGATTCCCGCCAGAGCCTGACCGCCTTCTGAGGGAACATCCGGTCTGAAAAGATCACCAGAAAGAGCCCGCCCGGCCTCAGAATTCGCGCAACCTCTTTAAATACCGCCACCGGCTGTGTCATGTAGTCCACGGACACCGTGTTGATCACCGCGTCGAACCGGTTATCCGAAAAGGGAAGCCGGGGATCCCGGTTGATATCGTGAAGTACATATCCGGTCAATTGGGCATTCTCTTTCAGTTCATTTTCATTCAGCCCCAGCCCCACCACCTCCGAGGGGTTGAGCGCTTCGGGGATATGGGAGTCCCATCCTGCCATCAGATCCAGAATCGCCGGCCGGTCCTCGACAATGAGGCTGCCGATAAGGTGCTCGACCGTGGAGAGTGCCAGCGTATCCAGATGGCTGACAAACCGGTCCTTTGCATAGAAGCTCGCATCATCCGACGGATCCAGTCTGGAAAAGGCGTCATGAGAAAAGATGGGGCTCATTTCCGAGACCCTGCT from Deltaproteobacteria bacterium includes:
- a CDS encoding putative toxin-antitoxin system toxin component, PIN family; amino-acid sequence: MNIIIDTNVALSGLLWGGPPNQILRWARDRIIRVLACSRTVGELKRVLQYSKFTDRLSVLKTTPEEALAYFLDLVTFAPDPASVPSVIKADPFDNLFLALAVENKAPLIISGDRHLLDLETFENIQVITPSQAVEVILRLLKDR
- a CDS encoding DUF523 and DUF1722 domain-containing protein, giving the protein MEERIRLGVSRCLMGDDVRYDGGHKLDHFIRDTLGAYVDFVPVCPEVECGLGVPREAMRLEGNVESPRLVTVRTKVDLTDRMLQWAGQRVRQLEKEDLCGFIFKSKSPSSGMERVKVYTDKGMPVMRGVGLFARVFKTHFPLLPVEDDGRLHDPVLRENFIESIFTLKRWRDTLKERKSMGRLVRFHTAKKLLLLSHSQQHYRDMGKLVAQGKELPVAELYSRYETLLLETIRLTPTVKKHVNVLQHMMGYFKKVLSPDEKQELLEVISGYHQGLTPLIVSITLFNHYVRKYQEPYLSRQTYLNPHPTALKLRNHV
- a CDS encoding class I SAM-dependent methyltransferase is translated as MKSAANCQDSRVSEMSPIFSHDAFSRLDPSDDASFYAKDRFVSHLDTLALSTVEHLIGSLIVEDRPAILDLMAGWDSHIPEALNPSEVVGLGLNENELKENAQLTGYVLHDINRDPRLPFSDNRFDAVINTVSVDYMTQPVAVFKEVARILRPGGLFLVIFSDRMFPQKAVRLWRESTQDERAILVDEFFKQCEGFEKSSLFVSRGKPRPGDDKYAGSTPVSDPVYVLYAEKKGGPPDRKPRLVSPISYGENQDKDALEQKKAAIKETLCCPHCGGKLNKWEVPDNPFCQTWDNEFMYICFNDECPYFVRGWDKMYQDTQQGMSYRLMYNPEKDRCLPIPVRSHQDLRDGIMG